The window CTCCTCCGCGTGGGCCTTGAGCGCCAGGAAGAGCCGGTTTAAGGGGGCCCCTTCCAGGTGGGGAAGGGCCTGGGCCCCGGGGAGGCGGAGGGTGGCCTTTAAGGCCTCCACCCCCTCCCGCCCCAGGTAGACCCCCTCCTCCCCGAGCCTCCCCCTCTTCAGGCGGAGGCCCTCCCCTTCCAGGTTGGGCCCGATCCCCCCCGCCTTGGCCACCCGCCAGCCCGCCCAGACCAGGGGAAGGAGGGGGTCCTCGTGCTTGGCGATCCCCCGGAGGCCCGAGACCAGAAGGGGGTAGATCCTGGGGGCGGCCTCGGGGGAGGCCAGGCGGTAGGCGAGCTCGGCGAGGAAGGCGGCGAGGAGGAAGCGGCGGGGCGCCTCCAGGCCGTGGAGCCTGCCCAAAAGCTCCGCCTGGGTCAGGGTGGGCAGGCCCTCCCCCTTGGCGTAGAGCTGGAAGCGCACGTGGTGGAAGAGGGAGAGCCTCCCCGTACGCCCCGTGGGCCTCTGCCCCTTCCGGACCACCGCCTCGAGGCTCCCCCGGGGCGTCACCAGGCGGAGGAGGAGGTCCCCCTGGGGCAGGGGCTTCCGGCCCACCACGATGCCCTCTTCCAGCCGGTAGCGTTCCACCTTTCCAGTGTATGCTGGAGCCATGGAGCGGACGCTGAGGGACATCCTGGAGTGGGTGGTGCTGGGGCTTTTGGTGGTCGTGGGGGTGCTCCTCGCCTTCTGGCTCGGGGGGTGGATCTTCACCTTCCTGGGCAAGGTCCTCCTCGCCCTCTCCGACCTGATCCTCCTCCTCCTCAAGTACGCCGTGCCCGTCCTCATCCTGGCGGCCATCGGGTACGGGGTCGTCTACCTCCTCCAGCGGCGGCAGGCCTAAGCCGTAAGCAAGCCTCCCATGCGGGTTCTCTTCATCGGGGACGTGATGGCCGAGCCGGGCCTCCGGGCGGTGGGCCTCCACCTCCCGGACATCCGCGACCGCTACGACCTGGTCATCGCCAACGGGGAAAACGCCGCCCGGGGCAAGGGCTTGGACCGGCGGAGCTACCGCCTCCTGCGCGAGGCCGGGGTGGACCTCGTCTCCTTGGGGAACCACGCCTGGGACCACAAGGAGGT of the Thermus thermophilus HB8 genome contains:
- the recO gene encoding DNA repair protein RecO, whose protein sequence is MERYRLEEGIVVGRKPLPQGDLLLRLVTPRGSLEAVVRKGQRPTGRTGRLSLFHHVRFQLYAKGEGLPTLTQAELLGRLHGLEAPRRFLLAAFLAELAYRLASPEAAPRIYPLLVSGLRGIAKHEDPLLPLVWAGWRVAKAGGIGPNLEGEGLRLKRGRLGEEGVYLGREGVEALKATLRLPGAQALPHLEGAPLNRLFLALKAHAEEALGPLRSAEAIGV